In Prosthecobacter fusiformis, the genomic window CCCGCACGGATAACAGCCAGCTCGATGCCCGCATCAAGGCCTATGAACTGGCCTTCCGCATGCAGGCCGAGGCCCCAGAAACGGTGGACCTGGCCAAGGAATCCGAAGCCACCAAAAAACTTTACGGTTTGGATGATCCGAAGACCGCCACCTTTGGCCGCAATTGCCTCCTCGCCCGCCGTCTGGTGGAGCGTGGTGTGCGCTTTGTGCAGCTTTATTCAGGCGCTGGCAGCCGCTGGGATGCCCATAACAAGATCGAGGACAACCACAGCAAATACTTTGGCCAGACGGATAAGCCCATCGCCGGACTCATCATGGACCTCAAATCCCGTGGCCTGCTGGATGAAACCCTCATCATCTGGGGTGGCGAATTCGGCCGCACACCGATGAGCGAAGGCGGCGACGGACGCGACCACAACCCCACCGGCTTCACCATGTGGATGGCAGGCGGCGGCATCAAAGGTGGCCAGGTCATCGGCAGCACGGATGAACTCGGCCTACGCGCTGTGGATCAAAAAATGCACGTCCACGATCTCCACGCCACCATCCTTCACCTCATGGGCGTGGACCACACCCGCCTCATCTATAAGTACAAGGGCCGTCCAGAACGCATCGACCAAAACGAAGGCCACGCCTTCACGAAGATGCAGATGGCTTGAAGTGCGGGCAAGTCATCGCGGGCGGTTGTCAGGCTCAGTGCCAGCAACCGCCTTACAGCCCAAACGCCTCCGGCAGCAGCTCCGCGATGGTGCGGGTCACAGGCTGACCCTGCTGGAGAAAGGTGACCTCCGTCCGACCACCGGGCAGGGAAAATTCCGCAATGACTTGGCGGCAGGCACCGCAGGGTGGGAATTCATGGCCCAGGCAGATGACGGAAAGCCGCGCCACCTTCATCCCCGGACCTTCAGCGGCCACGGCTTGGAATAGCGTATTCCTTTCCGCACACACGGTTAGGCCGTAGCTGGCATTTTCCACATTGCAGCCGGTATAGATCTTTCCGGCCACCGTTTCCACAGCACAGCCGACCTGGAACTTCGAATACGGTGCATAGGCTTTTTCAGCAGCGCTGCGGGCCTGGGAAAGAAGGTCAGACATGCGGGTATGATGACACAAAAAAGCGGAGGCAGGTACCTAGACCTGACTCCGCTTCAAAATGGCAGCTCAAAATAAAAGCCGCCTGCGCCTGTCTTACAGCGCCTTGAACTTCACTTCCTTCCACTGCACTTTGAAAGGGCCGCTGCCCTTTTTGATGCCGTGCACCTGGAAGCCGATGTAGCCTTCAGGATCGTTCGGCTGGGTGAAGTCAGCGGTTTTCACACCGTTCACGAAGCTCTGGTAGTGGTCGCCTTTGACGACGATGCGGTAGTGGTTCCATTCGCCCTTTTTGAAAGCGGCTTTGGCTTCTTCCGTACGCACAGCTTCGGTCTTCGTCAGGATGCTCCACCAGGTACCACGACGGGCTTCGTCATAGAAATCACCAGCGGTGCCGTTGACGGCGATCTCGCACTGGGGGCCGTAAAGGCGGTCAGCCGGGAGGGGCTTGCCGCTTTTGCTGCCTTCCAGGACAGGGTCGCCTTCTTTGGCCAGCTTGCTGCGCACTTGCACACCGGAATTGAGCTCATCAGCGGTCTTCACCTGGAATTCGAGCTCGAAGTCCTTGAAAGGGCCTTTGGCCAGGAAGGTATTGCCGCTGC contains:
- a CDS encoding 3-keto-disaccharide hydrolase — encoded protein: MKNQLIISLVAALSLSAQAEDGWQTWFKDGLDDAKVVSGQATYTVENGILTGTTVDGSGNTFLAKGPFKDFELEFQVKTADELNSGVQVRSKLAKEGDPVLEGSKSGKPLPADRLYGPQCEIAVNGTAGDFYDEARRGTWWSILTKTEAVRTEEAKAAFKKGEWNHYRIVVKGDHYQSFVNGVKTADFTQPNDPEGYIGFQVHGIKKGSGPFKVQWKEVKFKAL
- a CDS encoding cytidine deaminase codes for the protein MSDLLSQARSAAEKAYAPYSKFQVGCAVETVAGKIYTGCNVENASYGLTVCAERNTLFQAVAAEGPGMKVARLSVICLGHEFPPCGACRQVIAEFSLPGGRTEVTFLQQGQPVTRTIAELLPEAFGL